The genomic segment AGAAGCCCTCGAAGCTCGAGACCACTCTGGCCAACATGGCCAAGGACGTGGTCATCCCGCTTGAGGCACAGAACGTGAAGAACCCTGCCTCGGCAACCGATGAGAATATTCAGGCGGGGCAACAAACCTATCTGCAACAATGCGCCCTGTGTCACGCTTCCGACGGACGCGCGGAGACGAAGCTCGGCCTCGCAATGTATCCGCCGGCCATGGATTTGAATTCACCCCACGTGCAGCGATGGAGCGACGCCGAGCTTTTCTGGATCATCCAGAACGGGGTCCGGCTCACGGGCATGCCCGCGTGGAAGACGATTGTGTCGGAGCAGGACAGCTGGAAGATGGTTAACTTCATTCACGCCCTACCCAAGCTGGCGCTCATTCAGGCGGCGCAGCAAAAGGAAGCGGTAGCCGCAAAGTCGCAAGCCCAACTGGTCGCGTATGGCCGCAAGCTCTATCGCCAGGAAGGATGCGTGGGATGTCATCAACTCGACGGAGAAGGCGGAACGGTTGGGCCCGACTTGACGGTAGAGGGCACGCGCGGGCGCAGCGACGAATGGCTTGTCGGCCACTTTAAGGACCCGAGCGCCTATACCCCCGGCTCGGTAATGCTTTCCTTCAAACAGCTCACGGACGAGCAACTCCGCGCACTTACCGTGTTCTTGCAAGGCGAGAAGGGGCCCGAACCGAAATGAACTACATGCGATTAGGTGGACTAGGCATAGAAGAAAGCCGCCGGAATGGCCGGCGGCTTATTAGCTTAGTTAGTTCACGGCATTCTCGCGGCCGAGCTCGATCGCCCGCCAAGCGGTTCTGTAGGTTCGATATCGCTTTGCGTTGGAGCGGGACAGACTTCAGGCTCAGGTGCGGGCATTGTCTCTCTGCTGAGTGACTCCCAACCGGGAAGCTCACGAGAACCAACGATCAGTCTCACCCCGTCCCGCAAGCGAATGTAGGTGCGCGCCAAGGAGGCGAAAACCGGAATGCGATTTCGGAAGCCAATGAGAAAAAATATGTGGACGCCCATCCATGTCAACCACGCAAGAAATCCGCTCCAGTTCGCTCGAATAAGCGCCGAACGCACGGAACCATCCGAAACTCGCCCGCATCGCACCTGGTTGTGAGTAGGCCTCGACGTACGTATCGAGCTCTTTCGAACCGATCGCCTGACGGTTGAAGGCGATAGCCCTTATGAAGGAGAAACGCATGGGTTTCCATACAAAGCAATGGGTCTCGAAGATGACGTGATAACGCCTGAGAACCTTGCTGTACGTCAGATTGAGTTACCCTAACTGCAGAACGGAGAAGCCCTTGTCCGCGTGAAGGTCATTATATTCATGCAATACACGTCCGCATCTGTCACGAAGTGAACCTGTTGATCTGCCGGCTGCCTCATGCAGAGTTTTGCTGAATTAGCGCTTCGCACAATACTTGGAGAAGATGAAAGGGCAATACATTTGGAGCGTCCGTTAGTACGGACTCATCGAGAGAGCACAGCTTCCAAAACCGACACGCCCCTCTTTATCTCACTCGCATTACACCCTGCGAAGCCCAGCGACAACGCGGGCTTCTGCTCGTACTTGATGACATATGAGGAGATTGGAGCTACTTCCAATCCCAGCTGTTCTGCCCGTCGTGTCAACTCCATTTCGGTGACACCTGTT from the Edaphobacter bradus genome contains:
- a CDS encoding c-type cytochrome; its protein translation is MASPVLGVVGGALVLLTSGCPASKKPSKLETTLANMAKDVVIPLEAQNVKNPASATDENIQAGQQTYLQQCALCHASDGRAETKLGLAMYPPAMDLNSPHVQRWSDAELFWIIQNGVRLTGMPAWKTIVSEQDSWKMVNFIHALPKLALIQAAQQKEAVAAKSQAQLVAYGRKLYRQEGCVGCHQLDGEGGTVGPDLTVEGTRGRSDEWLVGHFKDPSAYTPGSVMLSFKQLTDEQLRALTVFLQGEKGPEPK